The genomic interval TGGAAGTGGTGAGCTTCGAGGTGGACCTGGCGCCGCTGCGCCTGGCGTTGGCGGACGCGGCGGGCTTTGCGTTCCTCCAGCCGTTTCGCGAGGCCGCCGAGACGCTGATGCGGGACGGAGTCTGGGAGGAGGAGGGCTTGCGCTGGCGGCTGCACCTGGGGAACGCGGTGCCGTTCCTGGACGGGGCGCTGCCGGTGGCGGACCTGGTGTACTTCGACCCGTTCTCTCCCGCGTCGAATCCGGACATGTGGACGGAAGGCGTGTTGGCGAGGGTCCGCCGTCACTGCCGCGAGGATGGCGAGGGGGCGCTGTTGTTGACGTACAGCGCGGCGACACCCACGCGGGTGACGTTGCTGCTCGCGGGCTTCTTCGTGGGGGCGGGTGCGTCCACGGGGACGAAGGGTGAGACGACGGTGGCCTCCACTCGGCGCGAGTCGTTGGTGGCGCCGCTGGGGACGCGGTGGGTGGAGCGCTGGACGCGCTCGTCGTCGCGGGCACCCCATGGCGCGGAGCTGACGCCCGAGGTTGAAGCGCGGGTGCTTGCTCATCCTCAGTGGCGGTAGGGCGGGCGATGAGTGACGCCCTTCACCTGGACGATTGGGGCGGCACCGGCCCGGTGCTGCATCTGGCGCACGCCAATGGTTTCCCCCCGGGCACGTACCGCAAGCTCATCGAGCTGT from Myxococcus stipitatus carries:
- a CDS encoding MnmC family methyltransferase — encoded protein: MSAEENPRDGDFELVTLRNGSRAVRHLGHGEVMHPSVGPWKEALGLYVEQPRLAERLSQPGPPLVIHDVGLGAATNAVAALTCARELGGARRRSLEVVSFEVDLAPLRLALADAAGFAFLQPFREAAETLMRDGVWEEEGLRWRLHLGNAVPFLDGALPVADLVYFDPFSPASNPDMWTEGVLARVRRHCREDGEGALLLTYSAATPTRVTLLLAGFFVGAGASTGTKGETTVASTRRESLVAPLGTRWVERWTRSSSRAPHGAELTPEVEARVLAHPQWR